Proteins encoded by one window of Lycium barbarum isolate Lr01 chromosome 11, ASM1917538v2, whole genome shotgun sequence:
- the LOC132616674 gene encoding uncharacterized protein LOC132616674 isoform X1 — MAKHCKYTCNTASETLEWIHAIIKFITPYRYFLDAHVVNFFKDRLWESVDKEWMDCLRKEPVENLLQIPSGVVQVVDHWPDSLKGFILTLRSLSLSREQADFQEFSGMHTASLSNVLAQGMNHKKKHEVEALSALVSLVAKQVGARTVVDVGAGQGYLAQVLAFDYQLSVIAVDACSHHGKITDARAERIRKHYAAKMRKNCSEHREFSVPKTVTCRVLSSDTLKALSNSPVENDHAGNQYLSQNCSGFHSDSTLVIAGLHACGDLSVTMLRTFLDCDKVEAVISVGCCYNLLSEETIDIAVSCCGFPVSQGVKSAGVMLGKSARDLACQSAHRWRGLGGHTGLHNFELHEYRAAFQMVLFRHYPNILLQSPTIGRQGKALRRQQNQRILESNLHHGSPSESGEPQGSVEFPHEHSSIQSSKSSESRAAEGYSLFVKFCESGLDRLHLPRLENTDYSTVWRESKSYAELIGPYWSLRAALGPVLETLILLDRLVLLQEYGNDLEASLLPIFNPVLSPRNMAIIAKKIRK; from the exons GATAGACTATGGGAATCTGTTGATAAAGAATGGATGGATTGTTTACGGAAGGAGCCGGTTGAAAATCTTCTCCAAATTCCTTCTGGTGTGGTTCAGGTAGTT GATCACTGGCCTGACTCACTTAAGGGGTTCATCCTCACTCTGAGGTCTCTTTCTCTTTCACGTGAACAGGCAGATTTTCAG GAATTTTCAGGAATGCACACAGCTTCACTAAGTAATGTTTTAGCTCAAggcatgaatcataagaaaaaaCATGAA GTGGAAGCCCTTTCTGCCCTGGTCAGTTTAGTTGCAAAGCAAGTTGGAGCGCGGACAGTTGTGGATGTTGGCGCTGGACAG GGTTATCTTGCACAAGTGCTTGCTTTTGACTACCAGCTTTCTGTAATTGCGGTTGATGCTTGTTCACATCATGGTAAGATTACTGATGCACGTGCAGAGCGAATCAGGAAACACTATGCAGCTAAGATGCGTAAAAATTG CTCCGAACACAGAGAGTTTAGTGTGCCAAAGACAGTTACATGCCGAGTGCTGTCTTCTGACACGCTGAAGGCCTTGAGTAACTCCCCAGTAGAGAATGATCACGCTGGGAATCAATATTTGAGCCAAAATTGTTCAGGCTTTCATAGTGATTCTACATTGGTTATTGCTGGACTTCATGCCTGTGGAGACCTCTCGGTGACAATGTTGAG GACATTCTTGGATTGTGACAAAGTTGAGGCGGTGATTAGCGTTGGTTGCTGTTATAACTTGCTTTCTGAGGAAACCATCGACATAGCAGTATCTTGTTGTGGTTTTCCTGTAAGCCAAGGTGTTAAATCTGCTGGAGTAATGCTCGGCAAAAGTGCTCGTGATCTAGCTTGTCAG AGTGCTCATAGATGGAGAGGCTTGGGTGGGCACACAGGGCTTCACAACTTTGAGTTGCATGAATACCGTGCTGCCTTCCAGATG GTTCTCTTCAGACATTATCCAAATATATTGCTACAAAGTCCGACAATAGGGCGTCAAGGGAAAGCCTTACGACGCCAACAAAATCAGAGGATCCTGGAGTCTAATTTACATCACGGGAGCCCTTCAGAGTCTG GTGAACCACAGGGGAGTGTGGAATTTCCTCATGAACACTCTTCTATTCAGAGTTCTAAAAGCAGCGAGTCTAGAGCTGCTGAGGGATACTCACTATTTGTAAAATTTTGTGAATCTGGGTTAGATCGCTTACATCTCCCTCGTTTGGAGAATACAGATTACAGTACAGTCTGGAGGGAGTCTAAATCATATGCT GAGTTAATAGGGCCTTATTGGTCTCTTCGTGCTGCCCTGGGTCCCGTTTTGGAAACTCTTATTCTGCTTGACCGATTGGTACTCCTCCAGGAGTATGGCAATGATCTGGAAGCAAGCCTTTTACCTATTTTCAATCCTGTATTATCTCCGAGGAATATGGCTATCATAGCTAAGAAAATTAGAAAGTAG
- the LOC132616674 gene encoding uncharacterized protein LOC132616674 isoform X4, with translation MAKHCKYTCNTASETLEWIHAIIKFITPYRYFLDAHVVNFFKDRLWESVDKEWMDCLRKEPVENLLQIPSGVVQVVDHWPDSLKGFILTLRSLSLSREQADFQEFSGMHTASLSNVLAQGMNHKKKHEGYLAQVLAFDYQLSVIAVDACSHHGKITDARAERIRKHYAAKMRKNCSEHREFSVPKTVTCRVLSSDTLKALSNSPVENDHAGNQYLSQNCSGFHSDSTLVIAGLHACGDLSVTMLRTFLDCDKVEAVISVGCCYNLLSEETIDIAVSCCGFPVSQGVKSAGVMLGKSARDLACQSAHRWRGLGGHTGLHNFELHEYRAAFQMVLFRHYPNILLQSPTIGRQGKALRRQQNQRILESNLHHGSPSESGEPQGSVEFPHEHSSIQSSKSSESRAAEGYSLFVKFCESGLDRLHLPRLENTDYSTVWRESKSYAELIGPYWSLRAALGPVLETLILLDRLVLLQEYGNDLEASLLPIFNPVLSPRNMAIIAKKIRK, from the exons GATAGACTATGGGAATCTGTTGATAAAGAATGGATGGATTGTTTACGGAAGGAGCCGGTTGAAAATCTTCTCCAAATTCCTTCTGGTGTGGTTCAGGTAGTT GATCACTGGCCTGACTCACTTAAGGGGTTCATCCTCACTCTGAGGTCTCTTTCTCTTTCACGTGAACAGGCAGATTTTCAG GAATTTTCAGGAATGCACACAGCTTCACTAAGTAATGTTTTAGCTCAAggcatgaatcataagaaaaaaCATGAA GGTTATCTTGCACAAGTGCTTGCTTTTGACTACCAGCTTTCTGTAATTGCGGTTGATGCTTGTTCACATCATGGTAAGATTACTGATGCACGTGCAGAGCGAATCAGGAAACACTATGCAGCTAAGATGCGTAAAAATTG CTCCGAACACAGAGAGTTTAGTGTGCCAAAGACAGTTACATGCCGAGTGCTGTCTTCTGACACGCTGAAGGCCTTGAGTAACTCCCCAGTAGAGAATGATCACGCTGGGAATCAATATTTGAGCCAAAATTGTTCAGGCTTTCATAGTGATTCTACATTGGTTATTGCTGGACTTCATGCCTGTGGAGACCTCTCGGTGACAATGTTGAG GACATTCTTGGATTGTGACAAAGTTGAGGCGGTGATTAGCGTTGGTTGCTGTTATAACTTGCTTTCTGAGGAAACCATCGACATAGCAGTATCTTGTTGTGGTTTTCCTGTAAGCCAAGGTGTTAAATCTGCTGGAGTAATGCTCGGCAAAAGTGCTCGTGATCTAGCTTGTCAG AGTGCTCATAGATGGAGAGGCTTGGGTGGGCACACAGGGCTTCACAACTTTGAGTTGCATGAATACCGTGCTGCCTTCCAGATG GTTCTCTTCAGACATTATCCAAATATATTGCTACAAAGTCCGACAATAGGGCGTCAAGGGAAAGCCTTACGACGCCAACAAAATCAGAGGATCCTGGAGTCTAATTTACATCACGGGAGCCCTTCAGAGTCTG GTGAACCACAGGGGAGTGTGGAATTTCCTCATGAACACTCTTCTATTCAGAGTTCTAAAAGCAGCGAGTCTAGAGCTGCTGAGGGATACTCACTATTTGTAAAATTTTGTGAATCTGGGTTAGATCGCTTACATCTCCCTCGTTTGGAGAATACAGATTACAGTACAGTCTGGAGGGAGTCTAAATCATATGCT GAGTTAATAGGGCCTTATTGGTCTCTTCGTGCTGCCCTGGGTCCCGTTTTGGAAACTCTTATTCTGCTTGACCGATTGGTACTCCTCCAGGAGTATGGCAATGATCTGGAAGCAAGCCTTTTACCTATTTTCAATCCTGTATTATCTCCGAGGAATATGGCTATCATAGCTAAGAAAATTAGAAAGTAG
- the LOC132616674 gene encoding uncharacterized protein LOC132616674 isoform X3 — protein sequence MLMLSTFSRIDYGNLLIKNGWIVYGRSRLKIFSKFLLVWFSWSYRKCRAVRGGSLAALLPERGTAHFWEKLLVEDHWPDSLKGFILTLRSLSLSREQADFQEFSGMHTASLSNVLAQGMNHKKKHEVEALSALVSLVAKQVGARTVVDVGAGQGYLAQVLAFDYQLSVIAVDACSHHGKITDARAERIRKHYAAKMRKNCSEHREFSVPKTVTCRVLSSDTLKALSNSPVENDHAGNQYLSQNCSGFHSDSTLVIAGLHACGDLSVTMLRTFLDCDKVEAVISVGCCYNLLSEETIDIAVSCCGFPVSQGVKSAGVMLGKSARDLACQSAHRWRGLGGHTGLHNFELHEYRAAFQMVLFRHYPNILLQSPTIGRQGKALRRQQNQRILESNLHHGSPSESGEPQGSVEFPHEHSSIQSSKSSESRAAEGYSLFVKFCESGLDRLHLPRLENTDYSTVWRESKSYAELIGPYWSLRAALGPVLETLILLDRLVLLQEYGNDLEASLLPIFNPVLSPRNMAIIAKKIRK from the exons GATAGACTATGGGAATCTGTTGATAAAGAATGGATGGATTGTTTACGGAAGGAGCCGGTTGAAAATCTTCTCCAAATTCCTTCTGGTGTGGTTCAG TTGGAGTTATAGAAAGTGTAGAGCTGTACGAGGAGGTTCATTAGCTGCTTTGCTTCCAGAAAGAGGAACTGCACATTTTTGGGAGAAATTACTTGTAGAG GATCACTGGCCTGACTCACTTAAGGGGTTCATCCTCACTCTGAGGTCTCTTTCTCTTTCACGTGAACAGGCAGATTTTCAG GAATTTTCAGGAATGCACACAGCTTCACTAAGTAATGTTTTAGCTCAAggcatgaatcataagaaaaaaCATGAA GTGGAAGCCCTTTCTGCCCTGGTCAGTTTAGTTGCAAAGCAAGTTGGAGCGCGGACAGTTGTGGATGTTGGCGCTGGACAG GGTTATCTTGCACAAGTGCTTGCTTTTGACTACCAGCTTTCTGTAATTGCGGTTGATGCTTGTTCACATCATGGTAAGATTACTGATGCACGTGCAGAGCGAATCAGGAAACACTATGCAGCTAAGATGCGTAAAAATTG CTCCGAACACAGAGAGTTTAGTGTGCCAAAGACAGTTACATGCCGAGTGCTGTCTTCTGACACGCTGAAGGCCTTGAGTAACTCCCCAGTAGAGAATGATCACGCTGGGAATCAATATTTGAGCCAAAATTGTTCAGGCTTTCATAGTGATTCTACATTGGTTATTGCTGGACTTCATGCCTGTGGAGACCTCTCGGTGACAATGTTGAG GACATTCTTGGATTGTGACAAAGTTGAGGCGGTGATTAGCGTTGGTTGCTGTTATAACTTGCTTTCTGAGGAAACCATCGACATAGCAGTATCTTGTTGTGGTTTTCCTGTAAGCCAAGGTGTTAAATCTGCTGGAGTAATGCTCGGCAAAAGTGCTCGTGATCTAGCTTGTCAG AGTGCTCATAGATGGAGAGGCTTGGGTGGGCACACAGGGCTTCACAACTTTGAGTTGCATGAATACCGTGCTGCCTTCCAGATG GTTCTCTTCAGACATTATCCAAATATATTGCTACAAAGTCCGACAATAGGGCGTCAAGGGAAAGCCTTACGACGCCAACAAAATCAGAGGATCCTGGAGTCTAATTTACATCACGGGAGCCCTTCAGAGTCTG GTGAACCACAGGGGAGTGTGGAATTTCCTCATGAACACTCTTCTATTCAGAGTTCTAAAAGCAGCGAGTCTAGAGCTGCTGAGGGATACTCACTATTTGTAAAATTTTGTGAATCTGGGTTAGATCGCTTACATCTCCCTCGTTTGGAGAATACAGATTACAGTACAGTCTGGAGGGAGTCTAAATCATATGCT GAGTTAATAGGGCCTTATTGGTCTCTTCGTGCTGCCCTGGGTCCCGTTTTGGAAACTCTTATTCTGCTTGACCGATTGGTACTCCTCCAGGAGTATGGCAATGATCTGGAAGCAAGCCTTTTACCTATTTTCAATCCTGTATTATCTCCGAGGAATATGGCTATCATAGCTAAGAAAATTAGAAAGTAG
- the LOC132616674 gene encoding uncharacterized protein LOC132616674 isoform X2, whose protein sequence is MAKHCKYTCNTASETLEWIHAIIKFITPYRYFLDAHVVNFFKDRLWESVDKEWMDCLRKEPVENLLQIPSGVVQDHWPDSLKGFILTLRSLSLSREQADFQEFSGMHTASLSNVLAQGMNHKKKHEVEALSALVSLVAKQVGARTVVDVGAGQGYLAQVLAFDYQLSVIAVDACSHHGKITDARAERIRKHYAAKMRKNCSEHREFSVPKTVTCRVLSSDTLKALSNSPVENDHAGNQYLSQNCSGFHSDSTLVIAGLHACGDLSVTMLRTFLDCDKVEAVISVGCCYNLLSEETIDIAVSCCGFPVSQGVKSAGVMLGKSARDLACQSAHRWRGLGGHTGLHNFELHEYRAAFQMVLFRHYPNILLQSPTIGRQGKALRRQQNQRILESNLHHGSPSESGEPQGSVEFPHEHSSIQSSKSSESRAAEGYSLFVKFCESGLDRLHLPRLENTDYSTVWRESKSYAELIGPYWSLRAALGPVLETLILLDRLVLLQEYGNDLEASLLPIFNPVLSPRNMAIIAKKIRK, encoded by the exons GATAGACTATGGGAATCTGTTGATAAAGAATGGATGGATTGTTTACGGAAGGAGCCGGTTGAAAATCTTCTCCAAATTCCTTCTGGTGTGGTTCAG GATCACTGGCCTGACTCACTTAAGGGGTTCATCCTCACTCTGAGGTCTCTTTCTCTTTCACGTGAACAGGCAGATTTTCAG GAATTTTCAGGAATGCACACAGCTTCACTAAGTAATGTTTTAGCTCAAggcatgaatcataagaaaaaaCATGAA GTGGAAGCCCTTTCTGCCCTGGTCAGTTTAGTTGCAAAGCAAGTTGGAGCGCGGACAGTTGTGGATGTTGGCGCTGGACAG GGTTATCTTGCACAAGTGCTTGCTTTTGACTACCAGCTTTCTGTAATTGCGGTTGATGCTTGTTCACATCATGGTAAGATTACTGATGCACGTGCAGAGCGAATCAGGAAACACTATGCAGCTAAGATGCGTAAAAATTG CTCCGAACACAGAGAGTTTAGTGTGCCAAAGACAGTTACATGCCGAGTGCTGTCTTCTGACACGCTGAAGGCCTTGAGTAACTCCCCAGTAGAGAATGATCACGCTGGGAATCAATATTTGAGCCAAAATTGTTCAGGCTTTCATAGTGATTCTACATTGGTTATTGCTGGACTTCATGCCTGTGGAGACCTCTCGGTGACAATGTTGAG GACATTCTTGGATTGTGACAAAGTTGAGGCGGTGATTAGCGTTGGTTGCTGTTATAACTTGCTTTCTGAGGAAACCATCGACATAGCAGTATCTTGTTGTGGTTTTCCTGTAAGCCAAGGTGTTAAATCTGCTGGAGTAATGCTCGGCAAAAGTGCTCGTGATCTAGCTTGTCAG AGTGCTCATAGATGGAGAGGCTTGGGTGGGCACACAGGGCTTCACAACTTTGAGTTGCATGAATACCGTGCTGCCTTCCAGATG GTTCTCTTCAGACATTATCCAAATATATTGCTACAAAGTCCGACAATAGGGCGTCAAGGGAAAGCCTTACGACGCCAACAAAATCAGAGGATCCTGGAGTCTAATTTACATCACGGGAGCCCTTCAGAGTCTG GTGAACCACAGGGGAGTGTGGAATTTCCTCATGAACACTCTTCTATTCAGAGTTCTAAAAGCAGCGAGTCTAGAGCTGCTGAGGGATACTCACTATTTGTAAAATTTTGTGAATCTGGGTTAGATCGCTTACATCTCCCTCGTTTGGAGAATACAGATTACAGTACAGTCTGGAGGGAGTCTAAATCATATGCT GAGTTAATAGGGCCTTATTGGTCTCTTCGTGCTGCCCTGGGTCCCGTTTTGGAAACTCTTATTCTGCTTGACCGATTGGTACTCCTCCAGGAGTATGGCAATGATCTGGAAGCAAGCCTTTTACCTATTTTCAATCCTGTATTATCTCCGAGGAATATGGCTATCATAGCTAAGAAAATTAGAAAGTAG
- the LOC132616674 gene encoding uncharacterized protein LOC132616674 isoform X5, whose translation MHTASLSNVLAQGMNHKKKHEVEALSALVSLVAKQVGARTVVDVGAGQGYLAQVLAFDYQLSVIAVDACSHHGKITDARAERIRKHYAAKMRKNCSEHREFSVPKTVTCRVLSSDTLKALSNSPVENDHAGNQYLSQNCSGFHSDSTLVIAGLHACGDLSVTMLRTFLDCDKVEAVISVGCCYNLLSEETIDIAVSCCGFPVSQGVKSAGVMLGKSARDLACQSAHRWRGLGGHTGLHNFELHEYRAAFQMVLFRHYPNILLQSPTIGRQGKALRRQQNQRILESNLHHGSPSESGEPQGSVEFPHEHSSIQSSKSSESRAAEGYSLFVKFCESGLDRLHLPRLENTDYSTVWRESKSYAELIGPYWSLRAALGPVLETLILLDRLVLLQEYGNDLEASLLPIFNPVLSPRNMAIIAKKIRK comes from the exons ATGCACACAGCTTCACTAAGTAATGTTTTAGCTCAAggcatgaatcataagaaaaaaCATGAA GTGGAAGCCCTTTCTGCCCTGGTCAGTTTAGTTGCAAAGCAAGTTGGAGCGCGGACAGTTGTGGATGTTGGCGCTGGACAG GGTTATCTTGCACAAGTGCTTGCTTTTGACTACCAGCTTTCTGTAATTGCGGTTGATGCTTGTTCACATCATGGTAAGATTACTGATGCACGTGCAGAGCGAATCAGGAAACACTATGCAGCTAAGATGCGTAAAAATTG CTCCGAACACAGAGAGTTTAGTGTGCCAAAGACAGTTACATGCCGAGTGCTGTCTTCTGACACGCTGAAGGCCTTGAGTAACTCCCCAGTAGAGAATGATCACGCTGGGAATCAATATTTGAGCCAAAATTGTTCAGGCTTTCATAGTGATTCTACATTGGTTATTGCTGGACTTCATGCCTGTGGAGACCTCTCGGTGACAATGTTGAG GACATTCTTGGATTGTGACAAAGTTGAGGCGGTGATTAGCGTTGGTTGCTGTTATAACTTGCTTTCTGAGGAAACCATCGACATAGCAGTATCTTGTTGTGGTTTTCCTGTAAGCCAAGGTGTTAAATCTGCTGGAGTAATGCTCGGCAAAAGTGCTCGTGATCTAGCTTGTCAG AGTGCTCATAGATGGAGAGGCTTGGGTGGGCACACAGGGCTTCACAACTTTGAGTTGCATGAATACCGTGCTGCCTTCCAGATG GTTCTCTTCAGACATTATCCAAATATATTGCTACAAAGTCCGACAATAGGGCGTCAAGGGAAAGCCTTACGACGCCAACAAAATCAGAGGATCCTGGAGTCTAATTTACATCACGGGAGCCCTTCAGAGTCTG GTGAACCACAGGGGAGTGTGGAATTTCCTCATGAACACTCTTCTATTCAGAGTTCTAAAAGCAGCGAGTCTAGAGCTGCTGAGGGATACTCACTATTTGTAAAATTTTGTGAATCTGGGTTAGATCGCTTACATCTCCCTCGTTTGGAGAATACAGATTACAGTACAGTCTGGAGGGAGTCTAAATCATATGCT GAGTTAATAGGGCCTTATTGGTCTCTTCGTGCTGCCCTGGGTCCCGTTTTGGAAACTCTTATTCTGCTTGACCGATTGGTACTCCTCCAGGAGTATGGCAATGATCTGGAAGCAAGCCTTTTACCTATTTTCAATCCTGTATTATCTCCGAGGAATATGGCTATCATAGCTAAGAAAATTAGAAAGTAG
- the LOC132616676 gene encoding uncharacterized protein LOC132616676: MTKTTFTGQRHPAASTEAENSVNKVPTETTMNQGGDSSHLSFQLTSHKLNGKNYLEWAQSVRLAIDGRGKLGHLTGETKKPEPGDPKMNAWRSENSMVIAWLLNSMEAAIGKPYLFLPTARDVWEAVRETYSDVENASQIFELKIKLWKVRQGERGVTIYYNEMVSLWQELDQCYNDEWECPKDSVKAMKKEENERVYLFLAGLNQEFDELRSRILGKNPLPTLRETFSEIRREETRRNVMLKLDSNLEGKNIDSSALVTAKNENDKKKKPWCDLCKKYWHTRETCWKIHGKPPNWKKKGADNRGSQAFQSSSEESGLQPSLEVPPFTKEQLELLHKLLQSQLQTSKLDPSTPTCSFSQTGQGLGEDDWQC, encoded by the exons ATGACTAAAACAACATTTACTGGGCAACGTCACCCAGCAGCATCAACAGAAGCTGAGAATTCTGTTAACAAAGTTCCGACCGAGACAACTATGAACCAAGGCGGAGATTCCTCTCATTTGTCTTTTCAGCTTACTTCTCACAAGCTGAATGGCAAGAATTATTTGGAATGGGCGCAGTCTGTTCGTTTGGCAATTGATGGTCGAGGAAAACTTGGGCACCTAACTGGAGAGACAAAAAAGCCTGAACCAGGAGACCCAAAAATGAATGCCTGGAGATCAGAAAACTCAATGGTAATTGCTTGGCTACTGAACTCCATGGAAGCTGCCATAGGTAAACCATATTTGTTTCTTCCCACTGCTAGGGATGTTTGGGAGGCTGTTAGAGAGACTTATTCTGACGTAGAAAATGCTTCTCAGATTTTTGAATTAAAAATTAAACTGTGGAAAGTTAGGCAGGGGGAGAGGGGTGTTACTATTTACTATAATGAGATGGTTTCCTTATGGCAAGAATTAGATCAATGCTATAATGATGAATGGGAGTGTCCTAAGGATAGTGTAAAAGcaatgaaaaaagaagaaaatgagagGGTATATCTATTTCTAGCAGGATTGAACCAAGAATTTGATGAACTTCGTTCACGAATTCTTGGAAAAAACCCACTGCCAACTTTGAGGGAAACTTTTTCTGAGATTAGGCGAGAAGAAACAAGGAGGAATGTTATGCTAAAATTAGATTCTAATCTGGAAGGAAAAAATATAGATTCCTCTGCTCTAGTTACTGCGAAAAATGAAAATGACAAGAAAAAGAAGCCGTGGTGTGATCTTTGCAAAAAATACTGGCACACTCGTGAGACCTGCTGGAAAATCCATGGGAAACCACCTAACTGGAAGAAAAAGGGGGCAGACAACCGTGGCAGCCAGGCCTTTCAGAGTTCCAGCGAAGAATCAGGGCTGCAACCTTCTCTAGAAGTGCCACCATTCACCAAGGAGCAATTAGAGCTACTGCACAAACTTCTCCAATCTCAGCTCCAAACCAGTAAACTCGATCCTTCCACTCCCACTTGTTCTTTTTCCCAAACAG GACAAGGTCTCGGGGAGGACGATTGGCAATGCTAG